AGTGCAGGGCGGCGACCCCGGCCGGAGTCCCCGGCACGGCCACCGTCGGCCCACCCATCGCGTAGGGCACCGCCACCCCGCCGAAGGACACCGAGATCTCCTGGGCCGGACCGGCAACGGTGCCGTCCAGGCCAGGGACCGTCACGAAGAAGTCCAGACAGGTGACGGTGCCGGTGGCGGCCTCGTAGACGGTCGCGAATCCACCGCCGCCCAGGCCGCAGAAGATCGTCTCGGCCACACAACCGGCCAGGATCATCGCGGCGGCACTGTCGGCGGCCGACCCGCCGGCGGCCAGGACGTCCAACCCGGCGGCGGCGGTGGCCGGATGTCCGGCGGCCACCCCGGCCGGAAGTCTGTTCACGGCAGGTAGGTTACCGCCGGCCACGCCGCCGGTTCGGCGCGTCCGCGACCACCTCACATGGCCGCGGCCAGGGCGCCGTGCAGGTTGCCCCGGGGCATGATCGCCACCTCGTCCAGGTCCAGCCACCGCGCCATCCGGCTCAGCTCTGCCGATGCCGCCTGCGCCACCTCGCCGGGCACGGTGCCCGGTTCGTGCCAGGCCGCCTGCACCAGCAGCCGTCCGGTCGCCCGGTCGGACTTGAGATCGAACCGCCCGACGAGCTCGTCGCCGACCAACAGCGGGAACACGTAGTAGCCGTAGACCCGCTTGGGCGCCGGCGTGTAGATCTCGATCCGGTAGCGGAAGTCGAAGAGCCGTTCCGTCCTGGCCCGTTCCCAGATCAGCGGGTCGAACGGGCACAGCAGGGCGCGCCCGGTCACCTTGCGGGGCATCTTCGCGTCGCGGTGCAGGAAGGCGATGTCGCGCCAGCCGCGGACCTGCACCGGCAGCACGTCCCCGTCCTCGACCAGTTCCAGCAGGGCGCGCTTGGCGTCGTCATTGCGGATCCGGTAGTAGTCGGCCAGGTCGCCGACCGTGCCGATCCCGTGGGCCCGGGCCGACCGCGCGATCAGGGCCTTCTTGGCCTCGAACTCGGCCGGCGTCGGGGTCGCCAGCACCGCGGCCGGCAGGATCCGCTCGGTCAGGTCGTAGACCCGCTCGAACCCGCGCCGGAACGAGGTCCCGATGGCGCCGACGGCGAACAGGTACTCGCTGGCCGTCTTGGTGGCCGACCACTCCCACCATCCGGGCTTGCCGCGCCCCGGGGCTTCGAGCACCTTCTCGATCTCCCCGGCCGACAGTGGCCCGTGGTCGCGGACCACGGCCAGCACGTCCTCCAGGAACCCCGGATGCTCGGCCCGGAGCTTCGCCGCGGATGACCACGGGCCGTCGACGAACTTGCGCTGCCGCCAGCGCAGCAGCGGCTGCAACTCGATGGGCACCAGGGAGGCCTCGTGGGCCCAGGTCTCGAGCAGGGTGCGGTCGGCCGGACGCGCCGGCCAGGCCGCCCCGGCCAGCAGGTCGACCCGGTACTGGCCCAACCGCGAGAACAACGGCAGGTAGTGAGCGCGGGCCAGGACGTTCACCGAATCGATCTGCAGCAGCCCGATCCGGTCGACCAGCCGTCGCAGGTGCCCTCGGTTGTAGGCGCCCGCCGCCGCCGGCAGGGGCGCCGACAGCCCCTGTGCGGCGATCGCGGTACGGCGGGCCTGGGCGGCGGTGATCTGCAACTGCGGCACGGGCCGGGAGGATGTCACAGGACGACATGGTGCCAGCGAGCCCCGACAAGTGGCTTTTCCCACCCCCGGCGAGGCAAGATCAGCCAATGGGCCCGCACGAGCGCTGGACAGCGCTGCTGGACATCCTCGGCCGGGACGGCCGGTTGGATGTCGCGCTGGCCGCCGACGAGTTGAGCGTGTCCGCGGCGACGATCCGCCGCGACCTGGATCATCTGGCCGGCCAGCAGCTGCTGAGCCGCACCCGGGGCGGAGCGGCCCCGGCCAGCGTCGCCTACGACCTGCCGCTGCGGTACAAGACCGGACGTCACACCGAGGAGAAGTTCCGGATCGGTACCGCGGCCGCCGCCCTGATCCGGCCCGGTTCGGTGGTGGCCGTCAACGGCGGCACCACCACCTCCGAGGTGGCCCGGGCGCTGGTCACCGTGCCGGCCGGCACCGATGTCGACGGACACGGCGACAACCCGTCGTTCACGGTGGTCACCAACGCGCTCAACATCGCCAACGACCTGGCCGTGCGCCGCAACATCAAACTGGTGGTCACCGGTGGCGTGGCCCGCCCGAGCTCCTACGAGCTCATCGGGCCGCTGGCCGAACCCGCCCTGGAACGCCTGCACCTGGACTACGTGGTCCTCGGAGTGGACGGCTTCGACGTCCAGACCGGCGCCACCGCCCACCACGAGGGGGAGGCGGCGGTGAACGCCCTGATGGTCAGCCAGGCCACCACCGTCATCGTGGTGGCCGACGCCTCCAAACTGGGACATCGCTCGTTCGCCCGGATCTGCGCCACCTCGGCCGTCGACGTGCTGATCACCGACACCGCCGCCGATCCGGCCCAGGTGGCCGCGTTCGTCGACGCCGATGTCCGCGTGATCCAGGCCTGATGGCCGACGCCCTGGTCCGCCCGGCCGGTCCGGACGACGCCCCGATCCTGGCCCGGCTGCAGATCGGCATCTGGCAGCAGGCGTATCCGGACCTGTTGCCGGCCGCCGCCCTGCTGGCCGATCCGCAGGTCCAGGCGGAGGTCTGGGCGGCTCGGGTGTCGGCCGGCGGAGCGGTGCTGCTGGCCTTCGAAGGCACGGAGCCGGTCGGCCTGGCCAGCACCGATCCGGATCCGGACGACCGTGGCCAGGGACAGGTCGAGCTGCTGCACGTCCTGCCGCGGTGGTCCCGCCGCGGGCACGGTGGCCGGTTGCTCGGCGCGGCCGCGGCCGAGCTCCGCAAGTCCGGAGCCACCCGCGGCACCTGGTGGGCTCCCGAGACCGACGAGAGCGTCCAGCAGTTCCTGCTCGGCGTAGGGTGGGCGGCCGACGGCGGCCGGCGCGTCCTGGACACCAGCGAGCGCACGTTCACCGAGATCCGTTACAGCGGCAACCTGGACCTGATCCTGCTGTGAGAGACCGCGCCGGCTATCGGTGCTCGAGTTCGATGGCGCGGCGCATCGCCGCCCGTGCTCGTTTGCGGTCCCCGGCCAGGTTGTAGGCGTAGCCGAGCTCGTACCAGGCCCGCCAGTTCTCCTCGTCGGCCTCGACCCTGGTCCTGACCGTCTCGAAGTAGGCGTCGGCGCTCGTCCGCTCGATCCGGCCGGACGGTCGCCGGGTCAGGCCCTCGTCCGTCGGCAGGTCGCCGGTCTCGGACAGCTTCCGCGCCAGCCGAGCCGTCGCCGCGCCGAATCGGAGCTCGAAGACGACCAGCACCACCCCGATGACGGGCAGAAGCAACACCCCGATGCCCAGCGCGACACCGACTGCGGTGCCGGTTTCGACCAGGTAGACGCCGCGCTGGCCCAACAGGTAGAAGTAGGCCACCAGAGCTCCGGTCAGGAGCGCGACCGTCACCCGGGCCTTCACCGGTCAGTCCAGCCCGAGCAGTTGTTCCAGGCCGAGGGTCAGGCCGGGGCGGTCGACGATGGCCCGCACCGCCGTCAGGACACCGGGCATGAACGAGCTGCGATGCAGCGAGTCGTGCCGGATGGTCAGGGTCTCCCCCGTGCTGCCCAGTACGACCTCCTGGTGGGCCACCAAGCCGGGCAGACGCACGGAGTGCACGTGGATGCCCTCGACCAGATTCCCGCGGGCGCCGGGCGCCTCGATCGTGGTCGCATCCGGGACCGCCCCGAGGCCGGCGGCGGCACGCGCCGCACCGATGCCCCGGGCAGTGGCGATCGCCGTCCCGGACGGGGCGTCGATCTTGCCCGCGTGGTGCCGCTCGATGATCTCGGCCGACTCGAAGAACCGGGCCGCCTGACGGGCGAACCGCGCGGTGAGCACGGCGCCGATGGCGAAGTTGGGGACGACCATGACGCCGACCTCGGGCTTGAGGGCCAGCCAGTGCCGGATCTGCTCGGCCTGCTCGTCACCGATGCCCGACGTGCCGACCACGGTATGGATGCCCTGGTCGATGCAGAACCGGATGTGGTCCATGACGACATCCGGATGGGTGAAGTCGACCACCACCTGACTGCCCGCGTCGGACAGGGAGAACAACCATTCCCGGCCGCCGACCGCGGCCACCAGGTCCATGTCGTCCGCGGCGTCCACCGCCTGGCAGACCTGCGAACCCATCCGCCCGCGGGCGCCGATCACCCCGACCCGCAGTACTTCGTTCGACTTGGTCTCATCCGACATGGCGACGTTGCCCTCCTGTTTGCACCAGAGACGTCAGTTGCTCCGGCAGATCCGTCTCGGCAGCGTACGGGCCGACCACGGCGGCCGTCATCGGCTGGGTCAGCAG
This window of the Nakamurella panacisegetis genome carries:
- a CDS encoding DeoR/GlpR family DNA-binding transcription regulator; its protein translation is MGPHERWTALLDILGRDGRLDVALAADELSVSAATIRRDLDHLAGQQLLSRTRGGAAPASVAYDLPLRYKTGRHTEEKFRIGTAAAALIRPGSVVAVNGGTTTSEVARALVTVPAGTDVDGHGDNPSFTVVTNALNIANDLAVRRNIKLVVTGGVARPSSYELIGPLAEPALERLHLDYVVLGVDGFDVQTGATAHHEGEAAVNALMVSQATTVIVVADASKLGHRSFARICATSAVDVLITDTAADPAQVAAFVDADVRVIQA
- a CDS encoding winged helix-turn-helix domain-containing protein; translation: MTSSRPVPQLQITAAQARRTAIAAQGLSAPLPAAAGAYNRGHLRRLVDRIGLLQIDSVNVLARAHYLPLFSRLGQYRVDLLAGAAWPARPADRTLLETWAHEASLVPIELQPLLRWRQRKFVDGPWSSAAKLRAEHPGFLEDVLAVVRDHGPLSAGEIEKVLEAPGRGKPGWWEWSATKTASEYLFAVGAIGTSFRRGFERVYDLTERILPAAVLATPTPAEFEAKKALIARSARAHGIGTVGDLADYYRIRNDDAKRALLELVEDGDVLPVQVRGWRDIAFLHRDAKMPRKVTGRALLCPFDPLIWERARTERLFDFRYRIEIYTPAPKRVYGYYVFPLLVGDELVGRFDLKSDRATGRLLVQAAWHEPGTVPGEVAQAASAELSRMARWLDLDEVAIMPRGNLHGALAAAM
- a CDS encoding GNAT family N-acetyltransferase codes for the protein MADALVRPAGPDDAPILARLQIGIWQQAYPDLLPAAALLADPQVQAEVWAARVSAGGAVLLAFEGTEPVGLASTDPDPDDRGQGQVELLHVLPRWSRRGHGGRLLGAAAAELRKSGATRGTWWAPETDESVQQFLLGVGWAADGGRRVLDTSERTFTEIRYSGNLDLILL
- the dapB gene encoding 4-hydroxy-tetrahydrodipicolinate reductase; amino-acid sequence: MSDETKSNEVLRVGVIGARGRMGSQVCQAVDAADDMDLVAAVGGREWLFSLSDAGSQVVVDFTHPDVVMDHIRFCIDQGIHTVVGTSGIGDEQAEQIRHWLALKPEVGVMVVPNFAIGAVLTARFARQAARFFESAEIIERHHAGKIDAPSGTAIATARGIGAARAAAGLGAVPDATTIEAPGARGNLVEGIHVHSVRLPGLVAHQEVVLGSTGETLTIRHDSLHRSSFMPGVLTAVRAIVDRPGLTLGLEQLLGLD